The following are encoded together in the Candidatus Methylacidiphilales bacterium genome:
- the ribD gene encoding bifunctional diaminohydroxyphosphoribosylaminopyrimidine deaminase/5-amino-6-(5-phosphoribosylamino)uracil reductase RibD — MPSTSSSWPEANDYRFMKQALRLASRAKGLTSPNPTVGAVIAYKGQVVAQGYHRGAGQPHAEIVAIQNAHRAGYRNLSRCTLYVTLEPCSTFGRTPPCTDAIIQEKFQRVVIAALDPNPQHSGRALSLLKQGGIQVEHGLLAEEANLLNRDFNFYIVNRMPWVVAKYAMS, encoded by the coding sequence ATGCCTTCTACTTCTTCATCTTGGCCAGAGGCAAACGATTACCGGTTTATGAAGCAAGCGTTGCGTCTGGCATCGCGAGCCAAAGGCCTTACATCGCCCAATCCTACAGTCGGCGCTGTGATCGCATACAAGGGGCAAGTTGTCGCTCAAGGTTATCATCGCGGTGCTGGACAACCCCACGCTGAGATTGTAGCGATCCAAAACGCCCACCGTGCGGGTTATCGCAATCTGTCTCGCTGCACACTATATGTGACGCTTGAGCCATGCAGCACCTTTGGTCGCACGCCTCCATGCACAGATGCAATCATCCAAGAGAAGTTTCAACGCGTGGTTATCGCAGCTTTAGACCCGAATCCTCAACACAGCGGCCGTGCCCTCTCTCTTCTCAAACAAGGAGGCATCCAAGTAGAGCATGGATTGCTGGCTGAAGAAGCAAACTTGTTGAATCGAGATTTTAATTTTTACATCGTCAATCGCATGCCATGGGTCGTGGCTAAATACGCAATGAGCTT
- the ftsY gene encoding signal recognition particle-docking protein FtsY, with protein MSFWKKLIQKFIPSRPEQDIDWEALLIEADLGVSLSLQLAEELQRRKLHRSPEDAESFLREFLIQLTTPPILTSPNERPEVILLVGVNGSGKTTTAAKLAYRAKKQGRLVSLAAADTFRAAAVDQLAVWGERLQIQVLAGPPNSDPAAVAYRALELALKESHDLLIVDTAGRQPNKHNLMQEIAKVKRTLNKLMPSAPHHIWLVADGTSGSHVLDQVKEFHTALSLTGLIMTKCDSSARQGMIAAVRHEYKIPTLYTASGESPEDLDPFDPQRYVTEFFQR; from the coding sequence ATGAGCTTTTGGAAGAAACTCATCCAAAAATTTATCCCTTCCCGACCTGAGCAAGATATAGATTGGGAAGCTCTATTGATCGAGGCTGACCTCGGTGTCTCCCTGTCCTTGCAGCTCGCAGAGGAGTTGCAACGCCGAAAACTGCACCGATCCCCCGAAGATGCTGAGAGCTTTTTGCGAGAATTCCTCATCCAATTAACCACTCCACCAATTTTAACCTCGCCTAACGAACGCCCAGAGGTCATTCTCCTAGTAGGTGTAAACGGCTCTGGTAAGACGACGACTGCAGCTAAGCTTGCATATCGCGCGAAAAAACAAGGACGTCTAGTTTCATTGGCAGCCGCAGATACTTTTCGAGCCGCTGCAGTTGATCAACTCGCCGTGTGGGGCGAGCGCCTTCAAATCCAGGTCCTAGCTGGCCCGCCCAATTCTGATCCAGCCGCTGTCGCCTATCGCGCCTTAGAACTAGCTCTAAAAGAATCGCATGATTTATTGATCGTGGATACGGCAGGCAGGCAACCAAACAAGCACAACCTGATGCAGGAGATAGCAAAAGTTAAACGCACTCTCAATAAACTCATGCCCTCAGCACCCCATCACATTTGGCTCGTCGCGGATGGCACATCGGGCTCCCACGTTCTCGATCAAGTCAAAGAATTTCATACAGCTCTCTCCCTCACCGGGCTTATTATGACAAAATGCGACTCTTCAGCACGACAAGGAATGATCGCTGCCGTTCGCCATGAATACAAGATCCCAACCCTATATACCGCTTCAGGAGAGTCACCTGAAGATCTTGATCCTTTTGATCCGCAGCGTTACGTGACGGAATTTTTTCAACGCTGA
- a CDS encoding phospho-sugar mutase — MSGLLLTHKDKRSKAQQKNKKVHRPPEMKTPCELEPQIKKALENNLLSPSSVENLLAYLAQPDLTPVEHASIAELVETQQFTELNNRFYKHLAFGTGGIRGRTIAHKVTQAELGNRATPNPPEHPATGTAVINTRNIRRAALGLGQYLKKAFPGIEPLKVVIAHDTRHFSPLLARTSAEALASLGIHAYLFSEDRSTPQLSFTVRHLQAHAGIVISASHNPPHDNGFKCYFSDGGQLVEPHASAVIAEVKALTTASPPPQTTNSKGQIKYLSSDADQAYLQALQEVILDHELLASSASKLLITYTALHGTGARIIPTLLKSQGFTLHTVAEQMRPDGEFPTVASPNPENAEALTMAIECAKNNGSSLVIATDPDCDRMGIAVRDRSGEFHTLTGNQIGSILAYYRTSTHFRLGLLNASNASRAVLIKTFVTTDLQAAIAQHFGLRLVNTLTGFKYIGEKLLEYEKAAQIPDYARQPLNIRRSALLSRSSYFVFGGEESYGYSGGDYVRDKDANAAALMIAEAALYAQSQNLTLLEYLDKIYLQFGYYIEKLGTLTFEGATGATTISRLLKSYRESPPQTMQGLGVTQIQDFERHDFFDADGKAIPKEMMLIYTLADGSRMAVRGSGTEPKIKFYFFTKAAVPSPESLPEVKKRCQTFLNSWWQQVQEDVKRRTAQ; from the coding sequence ATGTCGGGATTGCTCCTCACGCACAAAGACAAACGTTCAAAAGCTCAACAAAAAAACAAAAAAGTCCACCGCCCGCCTGAGATGAAAACACCCTGTGAACTCGAACCTCAAATCAAAAAAGCTCTGGAAAATAATCTTCTTTCTCCATCCAGCGTTGAAAATCTTCTAGCTTACTTAGCCCAGCCTGACCTTACGCCAGTCGAGCACGCTTCCATAGCAGAGCTTGTTGAGACGCAACAATTCACGGAGCTTAATAACCGTTTCTACAAACATCTTGCTTTCGGCACGGGTGGAATACGAGGTCGAACAATAGCCCATAAAGTCACCCAAGCAGAGCTCGGTAACCGCGCAACTCCCAATCCACCAGAGCATCCAGCAACAGGCACGGCGGTCATCAATACGCGCAACATCCGCCGGGCCGCTTTAGGATTGGGTCAATATTTGAAAAAAGCCTTTCCTGGTATTGAGCCCCTGAAGGTCGTCATCGCTCATGATACGCGCCATTTTTCTCCCCTCCTTGCTCGCACTTCAGCTGAAGCGCTCGCTTCGCTCGGCATACACGCTTATTTGTTTTCTGAGGATCGCTCTACACCCCAGCTTTCATTCACTGTTCGACATCTTCAAGCTCATGCAGGGATTGTGATTTCAGCAAGTCACAACCCGCCACACGATAATGGCTTCAAATGTTATTTTTCGGATGGAGGTCAACTTGTCGAACCCCACGCTTCCGCAGTCATCGCGGAAGTTAAAGCACTTACGACGGCATCCCCACCGCCTCAAACCACTAATTCGAAAGGGCAAATCAAATACCTGAGTTCTGATGCCGATCAGGCTTATCTACAGGCTCTACAAGAGGTAATTCTTGACCACGAACTCCTTGCCTCATCCGCCTCAAAACTTTTAATCACATACACGGCGCTTCATGGAACTGGAGCACGAATAATCCCCACACTTTTGAAATCGCAAGGATTTACTCTGCACACTGTAGCTGAGCAAATGCGCCCCGATGGGGAATTCCCAACAGTCGCCTCCCCCAACCCTGAGAATGCGGAGGCCCTCACTATGGCTATCGAATGTGCTAAAAACAACGGCTCTTCACTTGTCATCGCTACTGACCCAGACTGTGATCGCATGGGGATCGCCGTCCGCGATCGATCAGGGGAATTCCACACCCTTACCGGGAACCAAATTGGCTCAATCCTCGCCTACTATCGAACTTCTACCCACTTTCGTCTTGGCCTTCTAAACGCATCGAATGCATCTCGCGCTGTGCTTATCAAAACTTTTGTTACAACGGATCTTCAAGCAGCCATCGCCCAGCATTTCGGACTTCGACTCGTGAATACATTGACTGGATTCAAATACATCGGCGAAAAGCTGCTCGAATATGAAAAAGCCGCACAAATACCGGATTATGCTCGACAACCTCTGAATATTCGTCGCTCAGCACTCCTCTCACGCTCATCGTATTTCGTCTTTGGCGGAGAAGAAAGCTACGGATACTCTGGCGGTGATTATGTTCGCGATAAAGACGCAAACGCTGCAGCATTAATGATCGCCGAGGCTGCTCTATACGCGCAGTCTCAAAACCTAACGCTGCTTGAGTATCTCGATAAAATCTACTTACAATTTGGATATTATATCGAGAAGCTCGGAACTCTGACTTTTGAAGGCGCAACCGGTGCGACCACCATCTCTCGCCTGCTTAAATCCTATCGTGAGAGTCCTCCCCAAACGATGCAAGGGCTTGGTGTCACTCAAATTCAAGACTTCGAGCGTCACGACTTCTTCGATGCCGATGGAAAAGCGATTCCCAAAGAGATGATGCTGATTTACACGCTTGCCGATGGTTCAAGAATGGCCGTAAGAGGATCAGGCACTGAACCAAAAATTAAATTTTATTTCTTCACAAAAGCTGCGGTTCCCTCACCTGAAAGCCTTCCAGAGGTGAAAAAACGCTGTCAGACCTTTCTCAACAGTTGGTGGCAACAGGTGCAAGAAGACGTAAAACGCCGCACCGCACAATAA
- a CDS encoding transcriptional repressor, whose product MRSSSKGSSAVLPKDTHSSPVLAPKPEAIAWLQHHGYRVTQARVIMIQILLASARPITLASLEGTASSLTSINFTTAYRFLRDLESRRLLQMHVWKDGQTRYELRTGARHAGCSEHDHHHYVICNVCQTTHPIPSTQGIEDLQRKIETELGFSSLAHVLEFFGTCRDCSSRTKTNVQKLNKKTKKSTARLR is encoded by the coding sequence GTGCGATCCTCTTCTAAAGGTTCATCTGCGGTATTACCAAAGGATACCCACTCCTCCCCTGTCTTAGCTCCTAAGCCAGAAGCAATCGCTTGGTTGCAACATCATGGCTACCGTGTTACTCAAGCACGGGTGATTATGATCCAGATCCTGCTTGCTTCAGCAAGGCCGATCACCCTTGCATCGCTCGAAGGAACAGCATCCAGCTTGACGTCTATTAACTTCACCACGGCTTATCGTTTCCTTCGCGATCTCGAGTCCAGAAGGCTCCTACAAATGCACGTATGGAAAGATGGCCAAACGCGATACGAGCTGCGCACGGGAGCAAGACATGCTGGTTGTTCAGAGCACGATCATCATCATTATGTGATTTGTAACGTTTGTCAGACTACTCATCCCATCCCCTCAACCCAAGGCATCGAGGACTTGCAGAGAAAAATTGAAACAGAATTAGGCTTTAGTTCCCTCGCACATGTTCTTGAGTTTTTTGGGACATGTCGGGATTGCTCCTCACGCACAAAGACAAACGTTCAAAAGCTCAACAAAAAAACAAAAAAGTCCACCGCCCGCCTGAGATGA
- the rpmG gene encoding 50S ribosomal protein L33 gives MPRETIILECTEAAKEGKPPSRYKGSRNKKLQQERIELKKYNPYLKRRTLHREIK, from the coding sequence ATGCCTAGAGAAACTATTATCCTCGAATGCACGGAAGCTGCTAAGGAAGGCAAACCACCATCTCGTTACAAAGGAAGTCGAAATAAGAAGCTGCAACAAGAGCGGATCGAACTCAAAAAATACAACCCTTATCTCAAGCGTAGGACGCTGCATCGTGAAATAAAGTAG
- the hemC gene encoding hydroxymethylbilane synthase encodes MTSIIIGTRGSPLAIAQSTQICDQILHYHPDLNITLKTISTYGDELQSLPDAAQPTSFEKGWFTGALENALLEKQVDMVVHSLKDLPTASTHDTLIVAAIPKRVFAEDLLISKMPTTSFNPLLDLPEHSTIGTGSPRRRSQILAIRPDLCVRPIRGNVGTRIQKLIQDPSLDAIILARAGLARLSFSVPKEIFVAPIPLHVLLPAPGQGALAIQTRQDDKLIQDLLLPIHDPRTAQAVTAERAFLQALGGGCLAPVAAFAEYQTHAASIQAFFEPAGFAPRKYGLSAPPDTSPVTLAQRLAKLFEQSSASYVPRS; translated from the coding sequence ATGACCTCGATAATTATCGGCACTCGAGGGAGTCCTCTTGCTATCGCCCAGTCAACGCAAATCTGCGATCAGATTCTTCATTATCATCCAGATTTGAACATCACCCTAAAGACCATTTCTACCTATGGTGATGAACTGCAATCCTTACCTGATGCTGCTCAGCCGACGTCCTTTGAAAAGGGTTGGTTCACGGGTGCTCTTGAAAATGCGCTTTTAGAAAAACAAGTGGATATGGTTGTTCATAGTCTCAAAGATTTACCCACCGCTTCTACCCATGATACCCTTATCGTCGCCGCTATTCCCAAGCGAGTTTTTGCAGAAGATCTCCTCATTTCCAAGATGCCCACAACTTCGTTCAATCCTCTTCTCGATCTACCTGAACATTCTACGATTGGCACGGGTAGTCCTCGTCGTCGCTCGCAGATTCTTGCTATCAGGCCGGATCTCTGCGTTCGGCCTATTCGCGGTAATGTTGGAACTCGAATCCAAAAACTCATACAAGATCCATCCTTGGATGCCATTATTCTGGCACGAGCGGGGCTGGCTCGCCTCTCATTCTCTGTTCCCAAGGAAATCTTCGTTGCTCCTATTCCCTTGCATGTTCTTCTGCCGGCTCCAGGACAAGGGGCATTAGCGATCCAGACACGTCAAGACGATAAACTCATTCAAGACCTTCTACTTCCCATACATGATCCTCGCACAGCTCAGGCTGTAACGGCTGAACGCGCTTTTCTCCAGGCTCTAGGAGGAGGATGCCTTGCTCCTGTTGCCGCCTTCGCTGAATACCAAACGCACGCTGCCTCAATTCAGGCTTTCTTCGAGCCCGCTGGCTTCGCGCCACGTAAATACGGCCTTTCAGCACCTCCAGATACGTCTCCTGTTACATTGGCACAGCGTCTCGCAAAGCTTTTTGAACAATCCTCCG